The following coding sequences are from one Arvicanthis niloticus isolate mArvNil1 chromosome 14, mArvNil1.pat.X, whole genome shotgun sequence window:
- the Cd74 gene encoding HLA class II histocompatibility antigen gamma chain isoform X1, with amino-acid sequence MDDQRDLISNHEQMPMLGQRARDPERCNRGALYTGVSVLVALLLAGQATTAYFLYQQQGRLDKLTVTSQNLQLENLRMKLPKSAKPVSQMRMATPLMMRPLPMDNMLGPVKNVTKYGNMTQDHVMHLLMRSGPLEYPQLKGSFPENLKHLRNSMDGLDWKVFESWMKQWLLFEMSKNSLEEKKPTEAPPKVLTKCQEEVSHIPAVHPGAFRPKCDENGNYMPLQCHGSTGYCWCVFPNGTEVPHTKSRGRHNCSEPLDMEDLSSGLGVTKQEQVM; translated from the exons ATGGATGACCAGCGCGACCTCATCTCTAATCATGAGCAGATGCCCATGCTGGGCCAGCGTGCTAGAGACCCAGAAAG GTGCAACCGTGGAGCCCTGTACACTGGCGTTTCTGTCCTGGTGGCTCTGCTCTTGGCTGGTCAGGCCACCACTGCTTACTTCCTGTACCAGCAGCAAGGACGCCTAGATAAGCTGACTGTCACCTCCCAGAACCTGCAACTGGAGAACCTTCGCATGAAGCTTCCGAAAT CTGCCAAACCTGTGAGCCAGATGCGGATGGCAACTCCCTTGATGATGCGGCCACTGCCCATGGACAACATGCTCGGG CCTGTGAAGAATGTTACCAAGTATGGCAACATGACCCAGGACCACGTGATGCACCTGCTCATG AGGTCTGGACCCCTGGAGTACCCACAGCTGAAGGGGAGCTTCCCAGAGAATCTGAAGCACCTCAGGAACTCTATGGACGGTCTGGACTGGAAG GTCTTTGAGAGCTGGATGAAGCAGTGGCTCTTGTTTGAAATGAGCAAGAACTCCCTGGAGGAGAAGAAGCCCACAGAGGCTCCACCTAAAG TACTGACAAAGTGCCAGGAAGAAGTCAGCCACATCCCTGCCGTCCACCCGGGTGCGTTCCGTCCCAAGTGCGACGAGAACGGTAACTATATGCCACTCCAGTGCCACGGGAGCACTGGCTACTGCTGGTGTGTGTTCCCCAACGGCACTGAGGTCCCTCACACCAAGAGCCGCGGGCGCCATAACTGCAGTG AGCCACTGGACATGGAAGACCTGTCTTCTGGCCTGGGAGTGACCAAGCAGGAACAAG TCATGTGA
- the Cd74 gene encoding HLA class II histocompatibility antigen gamma chain isoform X2: MDDQRDLISNHEQMPMLGQRARDPERCNRGALYTGVSVLVALLLAGQATTAYFLYQQQGRLDKLTVTSQNLQLENLRMKLPKSAKPVSQMRMATPLMMRPLPMDNMLGPVKNVTKYGNMTQDHVMHLLMRSGPLEYPQLKGSFPENLKHLRNSMDGLDWKVFESWMKQWLLFEMSKNSLEEKKPTEAPPKEPLDMEDLSSGLGVTKQEQVM, from the exons ATGGATGACCAGCGCGACCTCATCTCTAATCATGAGCAGATGCCCATGCTGGGCCAGCGTGCTAGAGACCCAGAAAG GTGCAACCGTGGAGCCCTGTACACTGGCGTTTCTGTCCTGGTGGCTCTGCTCTTGGCTGGTCAGGCCACCACTGCTTACTTCCTGTACCAGCAGCAAGGACGCCTAGATAAGCTGACTGTCACCTCCCAGAACCTGCAACTGGAGAACCTTCGCATGAAGCTTCCGAAAT CTGCCAAACCTGTGAGCCAGATGCGGATGGCAACTCCCTTGATGATGCGGCCACTGCCCATGGACAACATGCTCGGG CCTGTGAAGAATGTTACCAAGTATGGCAACATGACCCAGGACCACGTGATGCACCTGCTCATG AGGTCTGGACCCCTGGAGTACCCACAGCTGAAGGGGAGCTTCCCAGAGAATCTGAAGCACCTCAGGAACTCTATGGACGGTCTGGACTGGAAG GTCTTTGAGAGCTGGATGAAGCAGTGGCTCTTGTTTGAAATGAGCAAGAACTCCCTGGAGGAGAAGAAGCCCACAGAGGCTCCACCTAAAG AGCCACTGGACATGGAAGACCTGTCTTCTGGCCTGGGAGTGACCAAGCAGGAACAAG TCATGTGA